In a genomic window of Stakelama saccharophila:
- the leuD gene encoding 3-isopropylmalate dehydratase small subunit, whose product MEPVRTVQGRAYPFGAENVDTDIIIPAHWLKTVTREGLGRGAFESVRAEPGNVFDDPEYAGAPLLIAGDNFGCGSSREHAAWALADMGVKAVIAPSFSDIFSGNAFKNGIVTVALPQDAIDRLMAVAQTDEITVDLETMTVTTPFQDRFSFELDPFRRECLMQGLDEVGLTLAKDTVISKYESGIANTRPWLIPRRGGEGRDESIAVEGAGRT is encoded by the coding sequence ATGGAACCCGTCCGCACCGTTCAGGGCCGCGCCTATCCGTTCGGCGCGGAGAATGTCGATACCGACATCATCATTCCCGCCCACTGGCTGAAGACCGTAACGCGTGAGGGGCTGGGCCGGGGCGCGTTCGAAAGCGTGCGCGCAGAGCCCGGCAACGTCTTCGACGATCCCGAATATGCCGGCGCGCCGCTGTTGATCGCCGGCGACAATTTCGGCTGCGGGTCGAGCCGCGAACACGCCGCATGGGCACTTGCCGATATGGGCGTGAAGGCGGTGATCGCGCCGAGCTTTTCCGACATCTTTTCCGGCAATGCGTTCAAGAACGGCATCGTCACCGTCGCGCTGCCGCAGGATGCGATCGACCGGCTGATGGCGGTCGCGCAGACCGACGAGATCACCGTCGACCTGGAAACGATGACGGTGACGACGCCGTTTCAGGACCGTTTTTCCTTCGAACTCGATCCCTTTCGCCGCGAATGCCTGATGCAGGGGCTGGACGAAGTCGGCCTGACACTGGCAAAGGATACCGTGATTTCGAAATACGAGTCCGGTATCGCGAACACGCGGCCCTGGCTCATACCGCGACGCGGAGGAGAGGGGCGAGATGAAAGCATTGCTGTCGAGGGCGCCGGGCGGACCTGA